The nucleotide sequence CATCTTAAAAATGTATCTGAAGCATGAGCAATATGTACGCTGCACCAAGCGTCACGTTCTAAATTACACAGAGAACGCAGCAGGACAGGAGCAACAAGAGGGTTAAGGAAGATCGGTTTTTACCTCCCTCCAACCCTCGACAATATCAAGTTCTAGAAAAGATTACACAAGTAATTAAGCTAAATCAATTGTAAGGTATATAATTACCAACGATCAAAAGTATAACTATTCCTGGCTCTTAAATTTACACTAGATACAACAATTTAAAATTGACTGATTACTATCTTTTCACCAAAAACTAATGTATCCTCTGCGCCATTCATAAATAATCGTTAaagcatttattaatttatgtaTAATAGTTTACAGCTAACAGTAGGAAATGGTGTCTAAATGTAATGTACTCGCTAGGATCTCTATGTACGATTGATCGGGGCCCCCCAAATACTGAAGTCAACTCTGTATCGAGGGAGCGATCGCCGAGAACTAAAACTCCAATGTATATTTTAACTATACAAAAAATACTGTATGCCGTGTGTATGTGTCCAATGAACTTGGCTGCAACTCAGATGCGTTTAAGTAACTGCGTGCCACCTTAAGTAATCCTCGCCTGCCGTCTCGCTTCGTTCGCCTTCAGTGCCTGGTTCCTGGAGCTGCCTCGTCCAACAACTCGTTCAGTTGTTGGGCTCCTGCTTGTATTGTTATTGTCGGTTGTTGACACCCTCGGGGTTGTGGCTGCTGACCATGCTGTGCTCCATATTCTTGACGATCACGTAGTTGGTGATGTGGTTAATGGCCTCGTCCTGCAGCCGCTCCGGCCAGCGCTTCATGTACGACTTGATGAAGTCGCCGAACGTGTCCACCTTATCCGGAGTGCTCTTGTGGGTGTCCACGATGTTCTTCACAATGTCCACGAACTTGTCGTAGTCCTCGTGCGACTTTTTGATCTTCTGGTAGTTGGCCACGCCCCCGTTGGTGTTGCCCCCACCGCCTCCACTTGCTCCGCTTCCTCCGGCTGCCGCATTCATTTGCTGATCCATGTTGTTGTCCGCCAGGCGAGCCGAGGCAGCGGCAGCCACTGCCGCCACGGCCGCCGAAGAGGCCATGAAATTGTCCACGCTGCCTGCATTGGGAGGCGGCTGGGAGTGGTCCATAAAGTGACGGTGCATTCCGTACTCGGTCCTGCAAATTGCAATTATTATTAAGAGATGATTAGAATTAGTTTTGTTCGATTAGCGCTCACTTATAGAACCCCTCCGTGTTGTTGCTATTAAACTCTTGCTGAGACATTGGATTTTTCCAAACTGGTGACTCGGATGTAGATGGTAAACTGCTAGTATTGGATGCACTCGTCATGCGTTTTTCTCTGCGGATTGATTGAGATAATAGTTACTTTGGTTCAAGTTAAAGTACCAATTGTTTTGATGGTGATTAAGAGAAATTACTAATATAGTTTCTCTTGTAACCCATATTATATCTTATATAGTCTGAAACCCACTTGTAACCGGTGTGCGCGGCCAGACTCTTGAATACATCATCCACTTGACTGTAGAACTTCCAGGTGCTTATTATGCCCGTGGTCTCGAAGGTCTTTTGCTCCTGTCGGTAGCGCTGCGTGAGATTGTTGACTTTGAAGTGAACCTCTAGTGCGGTTACAGGGACGCCCAGCGAGGTTAGCTGCTTGGCCATTGCCACATAGAGATGGCCATTGCGTTTGATGGTGCGCAGCTCATAGGCGCAGACTTTCCATAGTTTGATCAGCTCTAGAACACCACTATCCTCCCATTGTCGGCGCtttttgttgaatttttcATACTGTTGGGGTGGTGGGATAAATGGGTCATAATGTCTTGATAAGTTGGCTAATTGCACAGAGAACTTACAGGCATTTCACATGGGTCTTACTGCCGACAACTGGGATTGCCCGACAAACTTCGTCTGCCAGCTGAAGCAGGACATGAAGCGGTTTCTCTAGTAGACAGGCATTTTGTACACGGATCCACTCCTGAaacaataatttaaataaaataattttaataaatttagtACAATTAAGTAGCCTGTTTTGCGAATCTTTGCGAATGGTAGCTAGAAAAAAATCGTTCCGAATAACTTTGAAAGTTATTTAAGTTCCTTAGCTgtaaataaacaacataaCATATGGTTTATATGAACCATGTTTGATGACAATTTAATACCAATGAAACtgtaattaatattttaaagctgTCAGAGGTTCAAGACACCTAATACTCAACCTAAGCCGCCCCCAAACGGGGATTATGACATGAATGGCCCCTTTTATACCGATGCCATTATAATTGTAGATTTCACTGGGTAGTCGTGGAGTTAAAGGGTATACTGTGCTTGTGGAAAAGTAGTCAACAAACAAAGGAGATTTGTAGATtgtattataaattatttaaataaatattttgttcaAAAGCAAGCaagaaaaaaatggaaaataattCTGACCTTCAAAATTATATGTTATTTGTATTATTCAAGATTGGAATTGATAATTTATTATCtctatattatttttcaagaTAAGACCACTTGGAAGTTAATTACGATATGTCCTTTAAGGACTTATATCTGTTGTATTCTGCCCACTTTCAGGATAGTTACCATATAAGGTTTATTTCAACAAAACCCAGTCGTAATCCCTTGGGTATGCAACACATTTTCTAACACTAGAGGGTATCTCACAATCGCTACACTCGGCTGTATCTTTTATTCTGGCTTTCAATTATCATTAAGccggcacacacacacactgaaAGAGCTCAGCCTCTCCCGCAAATCGCACACACATGTGCAAATGTAATGCGAACCGAACGGTAAACAAATATTAATTGTGCGAGCGAAACAAGTTGCAAATTGCATTCCGCAAGAAGAAGATGGACTGCGAAGTGGATGCGGCGACGGCTGGAATCGAAGTGAAGCGGTAATTCAAGTATACAAGGGAGTAGAGATGTTCAGATACGGATGAAGATGCTCCGCCGACGTCGACTGCGACGTCACTTGCTTGATGGGGTCGGAAGAGGGGGCGGGGGAGCCTATGTAATTTGCGGGGGGAGATGTTACTTTTCTCGAATACACAAACGCACATACTTTTTCCCTTTCTgagatacacacacacacacactcacgtCACATCCACATCCGATTTTCTTGCGTTGATTGCGTTCTATTGTTATGCTCTTGTTCTCCATGCACCGcaaagaacaacaacaaacgTCGAACAGCGGCGGCACAAAACTTAATAATAagacaaataattaaattttaattatctTCAAGAGGGAAACACACGAAAAACGTAGTTTTGTAGCTCCTACGCTGCGCAGCTCTCGCCATTCGACTCTATAATGATGTTCTCCGGAGAGCAACAAGGTGTGAGCAGTGCAGCTAGTGTGTCATGGCTGGCAGTGCTGACAGGTCAGAGAAAATAAggaaataaatttgtattttcaaACTGTGTTTcctcatttaaataaaatggattaattaacataaaataaatatcaatttTCTCGTGTTTTTCTGTAATGCTTTATCAGCATTTGaccatttaaataatttaataagaCATCGAATTAAAGTGTTTGTATATGGATCATTAAAGAAACAGTGAATCGAAATGGCGAAACTTGAGGATATAAACTGTTTTAAACAAGGGTTTAGACTTACCTACAGAGTATATTTAAGAATGTTTCCAGCTAAAGccgtttaaaaaatatagatCTGTCCAGAAAAAGGACAGATTGTCAGCACTGATGGTGTGGAGTTGCCAGATGGTGGCGGTGAAAATACGTTGGAGCTTCAAAGGGCGCGAAATGggaaatttttattttcaggtTTTTTGGGGAGAATAGAACCCCGAGTCATCTGCCATTTTCTTGCCCGCCAATCTCTATACTCGTTAGGGCGCCACAAAGAAAACGCGTTTCATcgctcatcatcatcattttCGGCTCCAACTCCCTTCCACACAAACGCTTTTGTTGGAACATAAtgcacacacagatacacgcACACAGTAACGCCAACACGTATTTGCcggtcatcatcatcatcattaggTTGTGCGAtggagcaacaacaacaacgataGCGGCTCCCAAATGCGAACGTCATTAGCGGgctaaataacaaaaaatgaTAATGTGGCTGCCACACAGTCATCAGTGGCTTGGCTTTGGTTCGGGGTAAGGTAATCATCATTAAATTGCACATCGTCTCGTTGGAACCGGGGGGCGgagagggggcgtggcaaggCGGAAGAAAAAGAAATTGGGGGAAGCGAAAATCCAATAACAAGGTCACCAGATATTTGAACGTTTATTTTTATAGCATTTGGGGATTtggctaaaaatatttatagcatactttttttttgttggtgtGTAGtcatttaattttgaaatatgTATTCCTACAACTTTTGATTagaatgatttatttattttattttagtttgcGTTTTAGAGTGAACCAAAAATTCATGATGTTCTGACTGTAATAATGTTTTGAATTCCTATTTTCCATTGACACCCTAAGTGAGTTTTGAAATTTTAACcaaatgtaaataaatttgttCCTTTTTGGCTTAAACATTACTCAGCACTTGTCGTTTAGaaatagaaaattaatttgtcatcatcatcatcaagaATTTGACATTTATGCGGCTCCAAAATACCTACCATCTCATCCTTCTTTTATACAGAGGAAGACAGCTTTATAACAACTACcagaaaaacacaaaatttaaatttggtttcaaaatttaatacaaatatttttctattatttatttttttagatGTTATAAATACCGTTTTTTATAACTGACTTgctaaataattaaataatttagtaactacaataatttataaaagttTATTATTAGAAATTAGATAAATGCACTTGAATATTTTGGTTTGAATTTATGGAAACTTTGTTACTATTGCCTTAAGCGCAGCTGTAGACATTACTATTTGTTCTGACATACAGTTTACCTACATTTGCCGGTCATCATCATTAGGTTGTTAGGCGAAGACAGCATCAGCTCCCAAATGCGAACGTCATTAGTGCCGGGAAAAGCAACAAAGACCCCGCTCGTGGTACCCATAATGCTTCAGTAATCATCATTAAAGTGCACATGGCCCCAAGGTGAGGCGTTCGGTTCCGAGAAGGAGGGTGGCTGTGGCACCCAATCAAGGTCAGCTGATTTATACAGACACATTTATTTCTTATCCTACTCAGCACTTAGTTTAAACGGGGACCCCGGTATGTGTTGCTCTCCCCACTTTACCACCAGAATATAATCTCCAGGATCGCACACCCTGTAGGTAACCCTGTGAATGCTGCGTCCCAAGTGTTTGACCACCACCTCCTCGCAAGGACCTCGTTGTCCCAGGACTCCCACCAGGAGCATGTTGCTCCCCGCTTGGCTGCAGTCCACTGTGAACTCGTTGCGCTCCACCAAACTGACATGGGTAAGTCCTAGTCCACGACTATGCACTTTACTGACATCCGAATCCAAGATGGGCACTAATCGAATAAAGATATTAAAGAAAAGATTAGTTGGGTGGATTTTAAAGTCTTCTTataatatacattttcaattttatgATCTTAAAAATGTCAGTCAGCTGTTATAATAGATTCCTATTGATACATATTGATATAGTAGGTTTTATGTTTTAaacctttaaaaaaatgttattcagaattatgattttttttttgcaaaattcTTATATAAATCCATAAAATGAGTCCATCTTGTACCAATGTACCAGAAATCTTACAATTTATCAGACTTCGGATTTCTCCAGAACTGaattatatttacaaaaaccaTACCTAAATTATTTGACGGTTTTCCTTCAATGGATTCCGGAGTCCCTGCTATGGCCACGATAATAAAAGGTGACCTAGGGAGGGTTACGGAATTGCACTTGATGTGGACCTTGTAGAGTCCCGCTCCGGCAGCCAATTGGCAATCGATCTGGAAGCGCTCTGGGTCCAACTGTTGCTGGTGGACAGGCTGGATGGGTTGGCCACTAGGACCCTCGACACGCACCTCGAAGTTACCCTTGACCCCGTTGCGCTTGATGATGAATCCCATCGAGCTGTTGACCCTCACCGCCCCGCTGGGGAAGTGGAGCAGCTGCACCTTGCCGGCATTGGTCAGCTCGGGCGCCACATAAACGCGTGGCGGTTCCGAGGGATAGGCATCTAAAAAGTCGGGGGATAAGTCGTTTATAAATAGCCGGTTCGATGTTTACTTCCTCATCGACGGTACTCACCCGCATCGGGCGTCCGCTGGTAGCGCCCAAAAATACCGCCCTCCTCCGGACTGTTGCCCTCCAGGCCACTCCCACTCCCACTTTGGCTGGAAGAGGAGGTGGAGGAGGCGGCCTGCGTATTCAGACGCATCTCCTGTGACACTTTGAACATACcgcagatgttttggaattctTTCCTAATCTCCTTTACGgttttctaaatattttttccaaatttaatTAGCGACTGCCCGGGGCGTGCTCCTTCGACCGACTGAACTCAGTGCTCTCCATCGGCTCCATTCGAAAAAATTCTCAATCGCAGCGAAATTCTCTCGAAATGCCCGATTCTCGATCTCGGATCTCAGTACTCTCCCCATTCGATGGGGCAAATGTTTATGATATTTGTTTGCCGGGCAGGCTGCCAAATATACAAGCTACATATATGTACGTATGCTATAAGTCGGGTGCCGGACCAGCCAGACGCGATACCAATCTAAACAAGAGAGTACGCTGCCCGGAATTCGGAATTTACTTTGTTATAAATCGAAgacattttaatttgaattgcTGAATTAACACCATTTATTGAAGATATAAAAACACTTAAAAAGAATACTCAAAGAGCTCATGAAATGTGAGAACTTTGTTTAAAAAACCAATAAAATTTGCTACTAAAAAGTAAAGGATTCAACATTTTTAGAGCTTTTAGTATACCTACATATATGTGGCCCAATTTAATTATTCCTCTGGTACAAAATTATCAAGGGAATCAGAATTACTCCAATAAAACGCAAATTAGGTCAACGAGCGAATAAATCAACGAGTCGGTTGTTTGAGTTACGAAAGGCATTCATTGTTTTAAAAGTTCGAAattgttgtatttttttagtgACGAGcagcaatttaaatttaaataataacaaattttaGAATACATTAAAGAAATGTATACTCTGTGGAGATCTAAACAGGAAGAACTAAGTTTAATGGGATTTCGGGGAAACTGCATCCACTTAAGGATTTTGCCTGATGTCGAAACCATGCTGGAGATTGTGGTAGAAATGGGGATAGACGACCATATCCGTGTTGGTCAAGTGACCGGTTTCGTAAAGATTGCTATAGATCTGTGGAGAAATATCTGTTAGCACGAATTACAAACTATAGAATTCTAATAACTCCTACATTCTCAGTAATCTTGAGAGTTCTTATGGCCTCCGAGCGCATGTGCAGCCATGTGTGACGCAGTCGCTCTTCTGCATCCGAAATAAATCCCGGAGCCCAATTCTCCCTCAGCCGGAAGAGATTCATCCGGTTCTTCTCACGCACTGCCCTTGGAAGCATCACAGCATGTCGCTTACGGGCATCCCGCTTGAACTTTCCATTCagcatctgctgctgcttggCCTTCTTCTCCTCGATCTGGATACGCATCTTCCGGGCGAGATCCTCCCGCTTTTTGCTGGCTGCTGTCTCCGCGAATATGGACACCTGATTGGATTGAGCATAGAAACGGGTATAGTAGTCCAACTTTGTCAGATCCGGTGGAGGCATTATCTTCCTAAAATTTCCCAAATGACTCTCCTCCCAGGCGATTTGCTGGGCCAATGGCCCTTGATCCTCAACATCTGCTTCAATAGCTATGGGATTGAGGTTGGGTTCTGCATTGGCCATCTTGATATCTAATTTGGCCTTGGAGGTGCCGCCACCAGCAACTCGAGGACGCGGAACTGGCCTGGAATAAAGAGAAATGGGAATGAATACCGATATGTCTTATAATATTAGATACGCCCTTTACTTGTACGACGTTACGTTCTAATctttaacttaaaaaaaactaGCACTTACGGCTCTCCCCTGATTTTGAGCAGTCGCTGCTTGACCCTCTTGCGGTCCTCCCTGAGGATCTGTCTCTTGTCCGCCAGCACGGTGCTGACCAAGTTCAGGGTATCCCGGATGAGAGGTCGCTTCACCTCCCGGTCCACCTGTTCGTTGGTATGAAAGCTGGGCGAGTGGTTCACCTCAAGTATATAGGGCTTCAGTTTCCAGTCCACCAGGATATCAAATCCGAGTATCTCGAAGCAGGCCTGGATCTTGTCGTGTCCCGGAAAACAGGCATGGTAATTGTGCTTCAGCACTGGCCAAGCACTCAGCACCGTCTTGATTATCACATCATCCACATTGCTCCAGAACTCCTCCACATCATAGTTGTGCCGCCTCATCCAGTTGTTGATGGCGCTCAGTTTCCTCTTGCTTCCACAATCATCATTATCACAAAGTTCGTAGTGGGAATTGCGTTTATTCACGGAATAGTTGGTCAGGTGCATGTAGAGATCATTGGCGTTTCCAGGCGTGGGTTCCACGTACTTGTTGGTGGCAAACCGAGCTAATCCCTCGTTATAGACAAAGATGCGCAGAGGATCCACGGAGGTAATCAATGTGTATACCCGCAGGTCGAATTTATAGCCATCGATGAGGAGGGGCTTTAAATGGAGATTAGTATTAGCTTAAAGATGAGATTGAAGAAGTACTCCTTAATACCCTGTGTATGTACGTCTGACAGATGAGTCGCTCATGAGGCCCAATCGTCTTCAGATCGTTGGTCAGCCAGATGCCACGCCCTTGGGCCCCTGAATCTGGTTTCAGGATGAAGGTGCGTTTGTGATTTAAGGCATAGTTCATGGCATCTCCATAACTAAAATGAGTTATATCAAATTTTATCACTTCAATATGACTTTCAAATCTTACTCCGCCGGCAGCATCCAGGTCTTGGGGAAGATCTTATAGTCCTGCGGGTAGAGCTTCAGCATCCTGTTCAGATTTCGCGACAGCAGATCCTTGCGACAGATCTCAATCATGCCTGGAAAGTGGTTGATCTGCTGGAAACGCTTCATGTTCTTAAACAGCTCTACGCCGGGAAAGGAGTCCGACCAGAGGATGTTCCACAGCTTGGACTCCTTGACCAACTTGTAACCCAGTGTCTTGGAAATCTTGCCGATCATGGCATAGCGCGAGTTGGATACGCAAATGGTGCTCTTGGTTTCGCTGGAATTAAGGGCAATAAGtttataaagtttataataatataccTAAGAGAGATCACCTGGCTGCACGTTCCTCGTCGAGGTTCTTGGGTGGATTAACCAACCGAGTGGGGCATTCAACCCGATAGGTTGTGTTGTTCAGCTGGATAAAGCCCTGTAGCTTCGCCTCTGCTCCAGGCACGGGACTATTTTGACCTGAAGATTGTCCGTAATATGGAGAGATCTCATCCGTTTCCTTGCCGGCGGAAGCCTTCTTCTTCAGGCCCCGGGTTTTCTTCCCCCGTCGCCGCGGGGATGCGGGCTGTTGGGAAGGCGATTGCCCTGGACTGAACCATTCCCTATCCGAACACGGCTGCTCACTAAGTGCCATGTCCAAGTGGCGAACGACACGACTCCTCTGCTCGCGATCCTTCCGGATTTTATCCTTGGAAAAGTGGCGCAGCTCCTGAATCCTCTTGTAAAACTTGGAATTTTTCAAATTCATTGTTCGTATCGCTTTGGCCGCTAGTCGTTCTCGATTAGAAATGGGAAATTTATCACTGGCTAAAACCTATGGTTATAAAATGGGTTCGTGTCTATTAGAAGGCCGGAATTATTCACGAATAAAAACGTTATTATTTTGCCTTGATTGTGTTGCGAAATTGAAAATAGTTAGAACCGAAATGACGCTAAAATAAATACGTAACTCTACTGAGCACGTCGCAGTTTTGAGTTTAAAATCACCGTATTTCCAAAGTACAATTTTGTGGGATTTttcacaaaaacaaaatgattTTTCTGATCAACATGACAATAAAAACTAAGTATACaaagttttaataaaaaatcgTATCAAcacttacatttttttaacaataAGTCTTTAAGGGGTTTTCTTAATTttgtaatataatattaatattgcGATAGATCACAAAATTCATTTACATATGTGGGAAAAATTGTGAGCATGGGTGAAATGGTGCTTCGGGCTTTTTAAGTTCGTTTATAACAAGGCACTAAAGTTTTTATAAGTTATTAAACATCATTGCGGAATGGCTTAAAACGGTTAAGGACTTTATCCATCGAAGGTCGATTTAGCGGATCCAATGCAGTGCAGTTCAGCCCCGCCGCGATGGCACACAGGCACATGTCCAGCTCCTCGCCCATTGGTGTGGCAAGATGCTTGTCCAGCACCTCCATCTTGTTCTGCTCCCAATGCTGCTTCACGTACTCGAGCAAGTCCTGCTGCAGATCATTTTTGGGCAGTCTGTCCGTCACCTGGCGGCCTGTAAAAACTTCCAGCAGCACAATGCCAAAACTGTAGACGTCCACGCCTGTGCTGAGCTGCTTGGAGTTGCGAAACTCAGGTGGCAGGTAGATCCTGGTGCCGAACACCTTCTTTACCAGCATCACAGCGTCTACGGACTTGGGACCCTCGCGGACCAACCCAAAATCACCGATCTtgggctggaggcattgatCCAGCAGGATGTTGGCCGGCTTGATGTCTCCATGGATAAGGGGAGTGCTTCTCGCCGTGTGCAGGAAGTAAATTCCTCTGTGGGGATACGAATTAAAGTTTAAGTATCAATCATAGATTATTTTCCACATCTCATTAAGTAACACCCACCTGGCTATTCCGTGGCTGATGTTGAATCGCTGCTGCCAGGTGAGAGCTGGAAGTGGATTCTGGGCCTTGTGCGCCCTCAGGCGATTCTCCAGGGAACCGCCCTTCATCAGCTGGTAGACGAGGCAGGGATTTACCCCATTGATGCTGTACCCGTAGAGGGCCAGAATGTTGTCGTGTCGAATGGTGTTGAGATACTTCAATTCGTTGTAGCTCTGCTGGAGCTCCACCTGGTTCTTGTCGATGTTGGGATAGTTGCGGTAGTTCATCACCTTGATGGCCACCTCCAGTTGCTTCCACTCCCCGCGAAAGACATCTCCAAAGCCGCCCTGTCCCAGACGATTATCGTTATGCCACCCATTCGTGGCCTTCTCAAGCTCATTGTAGTCGATATTCAGCAGGGATTCGGCTGCCCTTTGGACCGTGCTGATGTGGATGTTGCCCAGGGACTCTAGGCTGGGAATCTCCTCCGTCGTGGTCCTCGTTTGATTGTTGTTCGAGTTGCTGACGCCCGAGGAGGAGGGAAACGGTGGTCCATTGTCCACCTTGGCACTGGAATCGGGTGCAGCCCTCAGCTCACTGATGGTGGGTACGCTTCTGGGAATGTACTTGTGCAGATCTTCGCTGACGTAGTCCTTGATCAATCGCATGGCGTTGTGCAGCTTTAATCTAAAACGTAATGGAGGAGTCACTCCTGGGATCACTTGAGGTCTTATCTCTAATTGACTCACTTTTTGAACAAAGCAAATAAAGTTTGAACCGTGTGATTGTACTGGCCGCCCCAAATGTTGAGGAACTCATTAGAGGCTGAGCGACCCCTCTGCTTCTGGCCGCTGATCTGCTCCACTTGCTCCGGATAAAGTTTAACGGCGGTGGCCAACTGTTGCCACACATCCAGGGCGTCCAGGTGGGCACATAGCTGGGCACGCACGGGCAGCGGCAGCAGACGGATGACCATTGTGTTATCCAAGTGGGAACGCGATCTGGTCCTGTTGCCATTCACCTGGTTTTGAGCCGATGCCTCGGCTTCCGCGGTCTCGTTGCCACTCATCTTTCACTGGACAGTGGGCGGTTCAACTGGTTGCGACTGATTCATGCGGTCTGCGTCTCCGGATGCAATCGAATCTGCTGGAAAGGGGAAGAGTCGCGGGATGGGAACCTGTTGCAGCGTTACGAAAATCGGTTTGGGGTAAATTCCCAACTCGATGAGATCAAAACAGGCAGACGACTTGTTAACAGAGCGGCTAACAGCGAAGCAACAGGTGATTAACGGCGGTTAAACTTAGGGTGACCATTTGGCATACAGTGTTTGCCATTACAGCTAATGTTTAGCTACTATCAGAGACGGAAGTTTGTCTGCCAGATAAGTGTTGGGCTTTCCCgccaaaaatgtttattgttttctaactaatttgttattattatatcCATTGCTAATAAAAGCGTTTGATAAACCACACCTTTACCAATCCTAGAATCATGCCTATGAAGATTAAAGCTTAAACGGATTTGCTTCGGGATTGTGGAACTGATACTCCCGACTTTGAGAATTgcatacaaaaatatatttaagtagAAGTAGAAGTATATTAAAGTAAACGTTAGGCTGGGCAAAAACTTACTTTTAAAGTtgttcattatttatttaatttattgattg is from Drosophila suzukii chromosome 3, CBGP_Dsuzu_IsoJpt1.0, whole genome shotgun sequence and encodes:
- the pll gene encoding serine/threonine-protein kinase pelle, whose product is MSGNETAEAEASAQNQVNGNRTRSRSHLDNTMVIRLLPLPVRAQLCAHLDALDVWQQLATAVKLYPEQVEQISGQKQRGRSASNEFLNIWGGQYNHTVQTLFALFKKLKLHNAMRLIKDYVSEDLHKYIPRSVPTISELRAAPDSSAKVDNGPPFPSSSGVSNSNNNQTRTTTEEIPSLESLGNIHISTVQRAAESLLNIDYNELEKATNGWHNDNRLGQGGFGDVFRGEWKQLEVAIKVMNYRNYPNIDKNQVELQQSYNELKYLNTIRHDNILALYGYSINGVNPCLVYQLMKGGSLENRLRAHKAQNPLPALTWQQRFNISHGIARGIYFLHTARSTPLIHGDIKPANILLDQCLQPKIGDFGLVREGPKSVDAVMLVKKVFGTRIYLPPEFRNSKQLSTGVDVYSFGIVLLEVFTGRQVTDRLPKNDLQQDLLEYVKQHWEQNKMEVLDKHLATPMGEELDMCLCAIAAGLNCTALDPLNRPSMDKVLNRFKPFRNDV
- the TTLL6B gene encoding tubulin polyglutamylase TTLL13, translated to MNLKNSKFYKRIQELRHFSKDKIRKDREQRSRVVRHLDMALSEQPCSDREWFSPGQSPSQQPASPRRRGKKTRGLKKKASAGKETDEISPYYGQSSGQNSPVPGAEAKLQGFIQLNNTTYRVECPTRLVNPPKNLDEERAASETKSTICVSNSRYAMIGKISKTLGYKLVKESKLWNILWSDSFPGVELFKNMKRFQQINHFPGMIEICRKDLLSRNLNRMLKLYPQDYKIFPKTWMLPADYGDAMNYALNHKRTFILKPDSGAQGRGIWLTNDLKTIGPHERLICQTYIHRPLLIDGYKFDLRVYTLITSVDPLRIFVYNEGLARFATNKYVEPTPGNANDLYMHLTNYSVNKRNSHYELCDNDDCGSKRKLSAINNWMRRHNYDVEEFWSNVDDVIIKTVLSAWPVLKHNYHACFPGHDKIQACFEILGFDILVDWKLKPYILEVNHSPSFHTNEQVDREVKRPLIRDTLNLVSTVLADKRQILREDRKRVKQRLLKIRGEPPVPRPRVAGGGTSKAKLDIKMANAEPNLNPIAIEADVEDQGPLAQQIAWEESHLGNFRKIMPPPDLTKLDYYTRFYAQSNQVSIFAETAASKKREDLARKMRIQIEEKKAKQQQMLNGKFKRDARKRHAVMLPRAVREKNRMNLFRLRENWAPGFISDAEERLRHTWLHMRSEAIRTLKITENIYSNLYETGHLTNTDMVVYPHFYHNLQHGFDIRQNP
- the LOC108020155 gene encoding filamin-A, with translation MFKVSQEMRLNTQAASSTSSSSQSGSGSGLEGNSPEEGGIFGRYQRTPDADAYPSEPPRVYVAPELTNAGKVQLLHFPSGAVRVNSSMGFIIKRNGVKGNFEVRVEGPSGQPIQPVHQQQLDPERFQIDCQLAAGAGLYKVHIKCNSVTLPRSPFIIVAIAGTPESIEGKPSNNLVPILDSDVSKVHSRGLGLTHVSLVERNEFTVDCSQAGSNMLLVGVLGQRGPCEEVVVKHLGRSIHRVTYRVCDPGDYILVVKWGEQHIPGSPFKLSAE
- the LOC108020170 gene encoding uncharacterized protein yields the protein MPYEKFNKKRRQWEDSGVLELIKLWKVCAYELRTIKRNGHLYVAMAKQLTSLGVPVTALEVHFKVNNLTQRYRQEQKTFETTGIISTWKFYSQVDDVFKSLAAHTGYKEKRMTSASNTSSLPSTSESPVWKNPMSQQEFNSNNTEGFYKTEYGMHRHFMDHSQPPPNAGSVDNFMASSAAVAAVAAAASARLADNNMDQQMNAAAGGSGASGGGGGNTNGGVANYQKIKKSHEDYDKFVDIVKNIVDTHKSTPDKVDTFGDFIKSYMKRWPERLQDEAINHITNYVIVKNMEHSMVSSHNPEGVNNRQ